The following are encoded together in the Adhaeribacter arboris genome:
- a CDS encoding HlyD family secretion protein, with amino-acid sequence MAPAVKNKKYAPVTQPHYTTADLLKTAPTGRTLAYWCGGIFLLLCLALFLPWTQNIRSNGTLTALNPAGRPQTLQSVISGRIEKWHVQEGQLVQKGDTLISISEVKDKYFDPQLLQRLREQTEAKRLSLQATQQKARALENQIVNLKSGLTFSLNKARNKVNQVKFKLQSDSAEFVAAQTDYKIAQVQLERQEALYKQGLKSLTELESRRLKFQEVRAKLQGYENKVASTRNELQNARLELNSLTAEYGEKIAKAASELSATRSYAYTTDGELAKIKNEYANTKIRSAFYHLTAPQNGFVVKAMKEGIGETIKEGEAIATILPRQAQLAVELFVKPMDFPLLRKGQPIRLQFDGWPALVFSGWPNTSFGTFGGKIAVIDNVATNGNYRILVVPDPSSQPWPEALRIGSGVYGWALLKDVPIWYELWRQLNGFPADYPAKEKDAAISLKDKKKATTITDNSHDE; translated from the coding sequence ATGGCACCTGCTGTTAAAAATAAAAAATACGCGCCCGTAACCCAACCGCATTACACTACCGCCGATTTATTGAAAACAGCCCCAACCGGTCGTACTTTGGCGTATTGGTGCGGTGGTATATTTTTGCTACTCTGCCTGGCGCTTTTTCTTCCCTGGACCCAAAATATCCGGTCGAACGGTACTCTTACCGCCTTAAATCCGGCCGGGCGGCCTCAAACCTTGCAGAGCGTTATATCGGGCCGGATTGAAAAATGGCACGTGCAAGAAGGGCAACTGGTACAAAAAGGCGATACATTGATCAGCATTTCGGAAGTAAAAGATAAATATTTCGATCCGCAGCTTTTACAACGTCTCCGCGAACAAACAGAAGCTAAAAGACTGAGCTTACAGGCCACGCAGCAAAAAGCAAGAGCCCTGGAAAATCAGATTGTTAATCTTAAAAGCGGCTTAACCTTTAGTTTGAACAAAGCCCGCAACAAAGTAAACCAGGTAAAATTTAAACTGCAAAGCGACAGCGCCGAATTCGTAGCGGCCCAAACCGATTATAAGATTGCCCAGGTACAATTAGAACGCCAGGAAGCCTTGTATAAACAAGGCCTTAAATCGCTGACGGAATTAGAAAGCCGTCGTTTAAAATTTCAGGAAGTGCGGGCAAAACTACAAGGCTACGAGAATAAAGTGGCCAGCACCCGCAACGAGCTGCAAAATGCCCGCCTTGAATTAAACTCTTTAACGGCGGAATACGGCGAAAAAATAGCGAAGGCTGCATCCGAATTAAGCGCTACCCGCAGTTACGCTTATACTACCGACGGAGAACTGGCCAAAATAAAAAACGAATACGCCAATACTAAAATCCGCTCGGCTTTTTACCACTTAACGGCCCCGCAAAATGGTTTCGTGGTAAAAGCCATGAAAGAAGGTATTGGCGAAACCATTAAAGAAGGAGAAGCCATTGCTACTATCTTACCGCGCCAAGCGCAGCTCGCCGTGGAGTTATTTGTTAAGCCTATGGACTTTCCGCTGCTCCGCAAAGGTCAACCCATTCGTTTGCAATTTGACGGCTGGCCGGCTTTGGTTTTTTCGGGTTGGCCTAATACCAGTTTTGGCACTTTCGGCGGAAAAATCGCCGTAATTGATAACGTCGCGACTAATGGTAATTACCGCATCCTGGTAGTACCGGATCCTTCATCCCAACCGTGGCCCGAAGCGTTGCGCATTGGCTCCGGGGTGTATGGTTGGGCCTTACTAAAAGATGTGCCCATTTGGTATGAATTATGGCGCCAATTAAATGGTTTTCCGGCGGATTATCCGGCGAAAGAAAAGGATGCTGCCATTTCCCTCAAAGATAAGAAAAAAGCAACTACTATAACCGATAACAGCCATGATGAATAA
- a CDS encoding sigma-54-dependent transcriptional regulator, with protein MYHLLNKAEETIMTNGNILIIDDEEKLRGLLARIISLEGYQVFEAPTGKAGLRLLEKEAIQLVLSDVKLPDSNGIELTAKIKALYPTVEIIVLTAYGTITDGVTAMKNGAFDYLTKGDDNDKIIPLVSRAMEKAVLQQRVQELEKQVSRQYSFDTILGTSAAIKQAKDLAARVAPTDSTVLLEGETGSGKELFAQAIHGGSSRRHKPFVAVNCSAFPKDLLESEIFGYRKGAFSGAVSDKKGLFEEATGGTLFLDEIGELPVELQAKFLRVLETQNFIKLGDTKPVQVNVRLLAATNRNLQQEAEAGHFRLDLYYRLSTFKILVPPLRARKTDIPVIADFFMRRYAAKITRRITQMDAAFLQKLQEYPWQGNIRELKNIIERAVILADTDTLTADLLPSEFQQLVLLPAAEASETALSTIERSHIAKILQQTKGNKTETARLLHIGLTTLYRKIQEYNL; from the coding sequence ATGTACCACCTTCTTAATAAAGCAGAGGAAACAATTATGACCAACGGGAATATTTTAATCATTGATGACGAAGAGAAGCTGCGCGGTTTGCTGGCCCGCATTATTAGCCTGGAAGGTTATCAGGTTTTTGAAGCGCCTACGGGCAAAGCCGGCTTGCGTTTACTCGAAAAAGAAGCTATTCAATTAGTACTCAGCGATGTAAAACTACCCGACAGCAATGGCATTGAACTCACTGCCAAAATAAAAGCCCTCTATCCTACCGTAGAAATCATCGTCCTTACGGCTTATGGCACCATTACCGACGGCGTAACCGCCATGAAAAACGGTGCCTTTGATTACCTGACGAAAGGCGACGACAACGATAAAATTATTCCGCTCGTGAGCCGGGCCATGGAAAAAGCGGTTTTGCAGCAACGCGTGCAGGAACTGGAAAAGCAGGTAAGCCGTCAATATAGTTTTGATACTATTTTGGGCACCTCTGCTGCCATAAAACAAGCCAAGGATTTAGCCGCCCGGGTGGCTCCTACCGATTCTACGGTATTGCTGGAAGGCGAAACCGGGTCGGGCAAAGAGTTATTTGCCCAAGCCATTCACGGGGGTAGTAGCCGCCGCCACAAGCCGTTTGTCGCCGTTAATTGCAGCGCTTTCCCGAAAGATTTACTCGAATCCGAAATATTTGGCTACCGCAAAGGCGCTTTCTCGGGAGCCGTGAGCGATAAAAAAGGCTTGTTCGAAGAAGCGACCGGCGGCACCTTGTTTCTGGACGAAATTGGAGAACTACCCGTAGAGTTGCAAGCCAAGTTCTTGCGGGTGCTGGAAACGCAAAATTTTATTAAACTCGGCGACACCAAACCGGTGCAGGTAAACGTGCGCCTGCTAGCCGCTACTAACCGGAATTTGCAACAAGAAGCCGAAGCCGGCCATTTTCGCCTGGATTTATATTACCGCTTGTCAACTTTTAAAATTTTGGTCCCCCCGCTGCGCGCCCGCAAAACCGATATCCCGGTGATTGCCGATTTTTTTATGCGCCGGTACGCGGCAAAAATTACCCGCCGGATAACCCAAATGGATGCGGCCTTTCTGCAAAAACTACAGGAATATCCCTGGCAGGGGAACATCCGGGAATTAAAAAATATCATCGAACGCGCCGTTATTCTGGCCGACACTGATACTTTAACCGCGGATTTGTTGCCCTCCGAGTTTCAGCAATTGGTCCTCCTTCCTGCCGCCGAGGCAAGTGAAACCGCTTTGAGCACCATCGAGCGAAGCCATATTGCTAAAATACTCCAGCAAACCAAGGGCAATAAAACCGAAACCGCCCGCCTCCTACACATTGGCCTGACCACGCTTTACCGGAAAATTCAGGAATATAACTTATAA
- a CDS encoding TolC family protein, with the protein MMNNYFIQRAQLVFSLVNFLKPRRAFMNKMDRRSLLTGLVFIFICITATGKADSLKVVTLAAFYDQIKAHHPVARQAALLPAQAQQELRMARGNFDPQASSYYDRKTFKNQLYYENWNSLVKIPLWFGADLKAGFEQNQGINVNPEEKTPAAGLTYAGISLPLGQGWLIDQRRATLRQAQLLTHAAEADKIKNINKLLLEAAKDYWDWVLAYQRWQLYQTAFDLSQVRYRGVTERARYGDLAAIDTVEARLDLINRQQLLEQSFTEFQNSRLLVSNYLWTPDQTPIELVSGAVPTFNEADLNLIPADTLQQLLRVAQESHPELRKLEAKYKQLQIDRKLAADKFKPKLNLEYNFLRQNFGLPFENLGASYLLNNYKLGLSFHYPLLLRAERGKWQLTRFKLTETNLALIQTQRDISTALQTTYNELQMLSSQIKTQEMLIAQAEILRHGEQTRFENGESSLFLVNTREMNLINQRLKLWELKTKYTKSQAMLYWSAGNLSNL; encoded by the coding sequence ATGATGAATAACTATTTTATCCAGCGCGCTCAATTGGTTTTTTCACTGGTAAACTTTTTGAAACCCCGGCGAGCCTTTATGAATAAAATGGATCGACGTTCCTTATTGACGGGGCTGGTGTTTATTTTTATTTGTATAACTGCTACGGGCAAAGCTGATTCGCTGAAAGTAGTAACCTTAGCGGCCTTTTACGACCAGATAAAAGCGCACCACCCGGTAGCTCGCCAGGCCGCTTTGCTGCCCGCGCAGGCGCAACAGGAGCTACGCATGGCCCGGGGCAACTTCGATCCGCAAGCTAGTAGTTATTACGACCGCAAAACTTTTAAAAACCAGTTGTATTACGAAAATTGGAATAGCCTCGTTAAAATACCCCTGTGGTTTGGCGCCGATTTAAAAGCCGGCTTTGAACAAAACCAGGGAATAAACGTGAACCCCGAAGAAAAAACCCCGGCGGCGGGCTTAACTTACGCCGGTATTTCGCTGCCCCTTGGCCAGGGTTGGCTCATCGATCAACGGCGGGCTACGCTGCGGCAAGCGCAACTCCTCACCCACGCCGCCGAAGCCGATAAAATTAAAAACATAAACAAGTTGCTTTTAGAGGCAGCGAAAGATTACTGGGACTGGGTATTGGCTTACCAACGCTGGCAATTATACCAAACCGCCTTCGACTTATCGCAGGTGCGCTACCGCGGCGTAACCGAGCGGGCCCGGTACGGCGATTTAGCCGCCATTGATACCGTGGAAGCCCGGCTCGACTTAATTAACCGCCAGCAACTCTTGGAGCAATCTTTCACGGAATTCCAGAACAGCCGCCTACTCGTTTCCAACTACCTCTGGACCCCGGACCAAACACCGATAGAGTTAGTTTCTGGCGCGGTTCCCACATTCAACGAAGCCGACCTAAATCTGATTCCGGCGGATACCTTGCAGCAACTTTTACGGGTGGCCCAGGAAAGCCACCCCGAACTAAGAAAACTAGAGGCAAAGTATAAACAGTTGCAAATAGACCGAAAATTAGCGGCCGATAAATTTAAGCCGAAACTCAACCTGGAATATAATTTCTTGCGGCAAAACTTTGGTTTACCCTTCGAAAATTTGGGGGCTAGCTATCTGTTAAATAACTACAAATTGGGCCTGAGTTTCCATTATCCTTTGCTGCTCCGCGCCGAACGCGGCAAATGGCAGCTCACCCGGTTCAAACTTACCGAAACCAACTTGGCTCTCATTCAAACCCAACGCGACATATCTACTGCCCTGCAAACCACCTACAACGAACTACAGATGCTATCCTCTCAAATAAAAACCCAAGAAATGCTAATTGCGCAGGCCGAGATTTTACGCCACGGCGAACAAACCCGGTTTGAAAACGGGGAAAGTTCTTTATTTTTAGTAAATACCCGGGAAATGAACCTGATCAACCAACGTTTAAAATTGTGGGAGCTAAAAACGAAATACACCAAAAGCCAGGCGATGCTCTACTGGTCGGCGGGTAATCTAAGTAATTTATAA